The Dioscorea cayenensis subsp. rotundata cultivar TDr96_F1 chromosome 18, TDr96_F1_v2_PseudoChromosome.rev07_lg8_w22 25.fasta, whole genome shotgun sequence genome includes the window taaaattttgagCATATCTATTAGTTATTTTGAAGCTTTTGAAACTGTTCTTTGTGGatgtttaattgtattttaGAGCAAAGTTTATGTGCTTTTTAACATAAGGACGTAGGTGGATTGGATGCTTTGGATCTGGTATGGGGACTGAATGAAAGTCATGCTGCTAATTATGTGTTAGAATTCTTTGTCAATCCAAATCACCTGTgataaaatttcttaatttcttGTGCTCATGCTGTTTATAGGAATTTATAACTTATTATAACATCCTTTTctggtttttattattttttgacatGTGCAATTGCGTAGGCACTTGTAGCTGGAATGAAGTTACTGAATCTTTTTAGTTATCAATCTATGATGAATTTGCATGTGTTCTAGAGTGAACTTTGTGTACTGTTTAATTTAAGGATGCTTAAGGATTAGATTCGATTGGGTATGGTATGGAGTTACACTATACCTGATACCATTCTATTGCCAGTTACTGCTAGGTTTCCTTTGTCTACCCAAATCAGCCCTAGTTAGGCAACTTAATTTCTTTTGTGGTTAACTTTAATCATTGACATTGTGTGATTGTATAACACTGTAAGCATTTGTTGGATCACATACATAGTATTGTACTTATTTGTGCATGCCATTATGAAGGATTGTGGATTTTATGGTTAAATGCTTGTCTTCCTCACATAGTTTAatcttcatatatttttctccttttgttccttcttttacAGTTTTTAGCTTTGCTTAACCATGGGAAAGGAGAAGGTTCACATTAGCATTGTGGTTATTGGCCATGTGGACTCTGGGAAGTCTACCACCACTGGTCATCTCATCTATAAGCTTGGTGGTATTGACAAGCGTGTGATTGAGAGGTTCGAGAAGGAAGCCGCTGAGATGAACAAAAGGTCATTCAAGTATGCTTGGGTGCTTGACAAGCTGAAGGCTGAGCGTGAACGTGGTATCACCATTGACATTGCTCTGTGGAAGTTTGAGACCACCAAGTATTACTGCACTGTGATAGATGCTCCTGGGCATCGTGACTTCATTAAGAACATGATTACTGGAACATCTCAGGCTGACTGTGCTGTCCTCATTATTGACTCCACCACTGGTGGTTTTGAAGCTGGTATCTCCAAGGATGGTCAGACTCGGGAGCACGCCCTTCTTGCCTTCACTCTTGGGGTGAAGCAGATGATCTGCTGCTGTAACAAGGTAACGTTCTATCTTTCTGTTGATATTACCAGATTCTAATATgatgattttcttttgaaaagatAGATTTACTTTGTTCGGTGATTGTTGCAGATGGATGCCACAACCCCCAAATACTCCAAGGCAAGGTATGATGAAATTGTGAAGGAAGTGTCATCCTATCTCAAGAAGGTTGGCTACAACCCAGACAAGATTGCCTTTGTCCCAATCTCCGGCTTCGAGGGTGACAACATGATCGAGAGATCAACCAACCTTGACTGGTACAAGGGCCCTACTCTCCTAGATGCTCTGGACATGATCCAGGAACCTAAGCGTCCATCAGACAAGCCTCTTCGTCTCCCTCTTCAAGATGTTTACAAGATTGGAGGCATTGGAACTGTCCCAGTTGGTCGTGTGGAGACTGGCATCCTGAAACCTGGAATGGTTGTTACTTTTGGTCCCACTGGTCTCACCACTGAAGTGAAGTCTGTGGAGATGCACCATGAGTCACTTCCAGAGGCTTTGCCCGGTGACAATGTTGGCTTCAACGTCAAGAATGTTGCTGTCAAGGATCTGAAGCGTGGTTTTGTCGCATCCAACTCGAAGGATGACCCTGCCAAGGAAGCTGCCAACTTCACTGCTCAAGTCATCATCATGAACCACCCCGGACAGATCGGCAATGGCTATGCCCCAGTCCTTGATTGCCACACCTCTCACATTGCTGTCAAGTTTGCTGAAATTCTGACCAAGATTGACAGGCGATCTGGTAAGGAGCTGGAGAAGGAGCCGAAATTCCTGAAGAACGGTGATGCTGGTTTTGTGAAGATGATTCCAACCAAGCCAATGGTTGTCGAGACATTCTCCGAGTACCCTCCCCTTGGAAGGTTTGCTGTGAGAGACATGAGGCAGACCGTGGCTGTTGGCGTCATCAAGAACGTCGAGAAGAAGGATCCCTCTGGTGCCAAGGTCACTAAATCTGCAGCCAAGAAGAAGTGAATCTCAAACATATCTGCAGTTTGGATGCAGAACTGGGTTCTTGATCGTCGGTGGCAATGCGTGTCTTGTTTTAGACTTATAATTTAGTTTTCCAGTATTTACTGTTATCCTGTTGAACCTTTGTGTTTTCCGTACTTTTTCTCTTTGCTTTTGCatgaattgttatttttattattatctatcaagtttggttttaattttggTGCTGTCATTTgcatttgattattttcttctctggatatatgtatatttaattatttatgtgcGAAGTTGATAATTGTCCACATCAGCAAATATATATTCAGAAAGTTCCCATACGGAAGTAGAAAAGCGCGCCAAAGAAGCAACGTCTAAAGTAACAGTTTGGCCAATAATAACCCGCCACGTGTCCTTTCCACAACGTGATATAAACGCAATTCAACTCCCCACCGCTTCTTGCAACAGCGAAGTCACCCACCCACCGATGGAATCCGATCGAACGGCCGATGAGACCGCACAACGCGCCCTCCGTCGGATCCAACGGCTCTCCCTTCATCTCTCCCACCCGTCCTCCCCATCCAACGGCCTCGATCTTCTCTACCAATCTCAGTGCTCCGGCGGCCGTCGGCCGCCGGTGGTGAACAGGGCTGAGCTGACGGAGTTCATGAGAGGCCCGCATCGTGAGATCCAGGAACGGCTTTTCGAGTTCTTCAACGCCCGGCCGGAGCTCCAGACCCCGGTGGAGATCTCCATGGCCGAGCACCGTGAGCTCTGTATGCGGCAGCTCACTGCGCTGGTTCGCGAGGCTGGGGTCAGACCTTTGAAGTTCGTGCTCGAGGATCCCTCTTTGTACTTCTCTATCTTGGAGACCGCTGGTGGGATCGACATCTCGCTCGGGATCAAGATGGGTGTGCAGTATAGGTGaaaatttctttgatttgtttttcttagggATTTCTTTGATTTAGGATTTGTGATTCGTTCTTTGCTGGATTTCTAATAGTTTCGTTTGGTTTGGATTTTTACTAAGCTTGGATACTTTATGGTGGATTATGCTTaaatttctccttctttttgcttgttttttcattacttatttattaGTTGATTTGTTGGATTTATCTTAGATTTTTTGCGGACTTGTTTTCATGTAATTATCTGGTATTTGTAGACGAGGTTGATACTTGATATATCAATAAGACTTGTTAGAAATTTCAAATATCTCCACTCGTTGAACTTAATTTGAGTTAGAAAATAAGTTCCTTGTTCAtcatcatttgaattttcataaatatatcttggttgtttatttagttattgGTAAATGAAGTTCTTGTGTTTTAAATCTTTAATTAGTGACATAATATCATGCATTTGCAGATGAAATCACTGACATATTTAATGGGAAAACAATGGGTTATCTGATATATATTTTCTGTGAGAACATATTTTATAAGTGAATATGAATTGCTTAGATTGAATTTACAAGTCTGAGTTGCAtgtttaatttgtattattcttAAATGATACATCACAATATTAGTGGAGATTTGTtctacatgtttttttttttttaataatttttcgcTTAGTTACATTAAAAAGAAGTACATGCAATTGCAAGAATTATTTGATCAAGTCTCTAAAGTATTAGCACAAATGTCTGTGTTTGGATGTAACACTGTTTCCACATTCACTGTGATGTAACTCTGGGCTGTTTTATATGTACAGCTTGTGGGGAGGCTCAGTAATGAATTTAGGAACAGAAAAGCACAAGGATAAGTACTTCAATAAAATTGACAGTTTGGAATACCCTGGATGCTTTGCCATGACAGAACTTCATCATGGTGAGTTCTCCCAAGGAACTATTGTTATTTAATGCTTTCTTTGTTGAAACATCATACATGTGTTTAGAACTCCAATTGTGTTAAAACGGTCTTAATAGCCTAACATTAAGTTCTTTTGCTGCTGTTCCCATGAACAGGATCCAATGTACAAGGCCTCCAGACGACTGCTACTTTTGATCCTATCACTGATGAGTTTGTGATCAACACACCTAATGATGGGGCAATTAAATGGTGGATTGGTAACGCTGCAGTTCATGGAAAGTTTGCTACAGTTTTTGCAAGGTTGATTCTGCCTTtgcaaggagaaggaggtgctCCTGCTGATATGGGTGTTCATGCGTTCATTGTTCCTATCAGAGATATGGACACCCATTGCACTCTTCCTGGAATCGAGATTCATGATTGTGGACACAAAATTGGTCTGAATGGCGTGGATAATGGGGCACTGAGGTTTTGCTCTGTGAGGATTCCTCGGGATAATCTCCTTAACAGATTCGGTGATGTCTCACGTGATGGTAAATATACTAGTAGTCTTCCAACTATTAATAAGAGGTTTGCTGCTACTTTAGGAGAACTTGTCGGAGGGAGAGTCGGTCTTGCATTCTCCTCTGTAAGTGTTCTCAAAGTTGCTACCACTATTGCTGTGAGATACTCACTCCTTCGGCAGCAATTTGGTCCTCCAAAGCAGCCGGAAATCAGTATATTGGATTACCAATCTCAGCAACACAAACTCATGCCAATGCTTGCTTCAGCATATGCTTTCCACTTTGCAACTCGGTATTTGGTTGATAGGTATTCCGAGATGAAGAAATCACATGATGATGAGGTTGTTGGTGATGTTCATGCTCTATCAGCAGGTCTGAAGGCGTATATTACATCATACACAGCCAAATCTTTGAGTGTATGCAGAGAAGCCTGTGGTGGCCATGGGTATGCAGCTGTGAATAGGTTCGGTATTCTTCGAAATGATCATGATATATTCCAGACATTTGAAGGCGACAACACCGTTCTTCTGCAGCAGGTTGACtttaaaattaacttttatGAGATCTGTTCAATTATGTGGTGTTCTGCAGGGAATAGAATATCTCTAGAGAATTTACATATTATGCAAATGTTGGGCCAAATGATTAATGATTTTTGAAGTTTGCTATTCTATGAAATTCTATGGTCTATGCCTTTGTCAATATTACTTAAACTTGCTTCAAGGTCCATTTAAGTTCCGAATAATTTTCTACTCAGGTTGCCATTGATCTATTGAAACAATACAAGGAGAAGTTTCGAGGAGGGACTCTTACTGTGACATGGAACTACTTGAGAGAGTCTATGTCAGCATACTTATCACAGCCTAATCCTGTAACAGTTCGGTGGGAAGGAGAAGACCATTTACGAGATCCCAACTTCCAGCTAGATGCTTTTAGAGTGAGATTATTACTACTTCAACACTGTCGCAAAATTTGCTAGCATTTGCAAAAACCTTTatcatttgttatttatatgccTTAATTACATTTCAGTACCGAACTTCTCGTTTGCTTCAAAGCGTTGCTGTAAGACTTCGGAAGCACTCCAAGACGCTAGGAGGTTTTGGTGCATGGAACCGATGCCTAAATCATCTTCTGACACTCGCAGAATCACATATTGAGTCAGTGATTCTTGCGAGGTTTATCGAGTGTGTAAAGAGGTGAGTCATTCTTCTCTTAGCATTCTTGTCCTTCAGTTTTAATTCCCCGGTGATATTTCTGCAGCTGCCCAAACAAGAACACCCGTGATACTCTGAAGCTTGTTTGTGATCTTTATGCATTGGACCGAATCTTGAACGACATAGGGACATATCGCAACGTTGATTATATATCTCCAAATAAAGCTAAAGTATGTTCATTCTCATCTTGCCTATAAAATAGTCTATATTTGAAATTGTTACTGGTAAACTCAATTACTGTTTTTCATACCACTCAGGCAATTAACAAGCTGACAGAATTCCTGAGTTTCCAAGTGAGATTAATTGCTAGAGAACTCGTTGATGCATTTGATTTTCCAGATCTCATCACTCGAGCTCCGATCGGCATGCAGTCTGAAGCATACGCACAGTATACCCAATATGTTGGATTCTAGTCAAGCTTTAAGAACTCTCCAATTTCTAACACATACACAATAAACACACTGCTTTTCATATGCTTCATAAATACTTCCATCTTGTAGGTTTATAACAAGATGTGATGATGAACTTGGAACTGTGCATTAACTTGGATATGTCTTTATGTGTTTGTGGATTCATTGCTGATAAGGATTGataatttgatattaattgTGGGCTGTTGATCCCTGACAAATTGAAAGTTTGTGAATGTCTTACCAGGATATAGAGGGAGCTTAAAAAGCATGTCATGTGGACCTTCAATGGGTAAGTGACTAATGAGATCTCACTTGTGAGTTAGTGGATGATAATTCATGTGCTGTTTCATTTCTTGACCCATGTGAAACTCGCATTGTTACAAAATGTGTTGCCATGTTATTATTGGTAGAGTGATATCATAGACACTAAACCAACTAAATTTGTCTTGTGACCTTTAGATGCTTCTTTATTGGTTTTCTTTTGTGTCTGTATGTCTCTTTTAACATATTGtaaattgtttgtttattttttaaaagaatatgaCAGTTTGTAtgcttgaaaaataaattttgagaatttcATTTGGTCAGTGGCATTTGGTTCTACTGTGAAAGGTGTAAGTGTTGGGGTTTTATTGCTCAAGCTCTAAAACTGGTCAACTCAGTGGTGGTAATAGATTTTCAGTTATATGTGCGAGTTTGCAATTCAAATCTTAGGTTATCGGTTGAGGCATCATTTATTGTGCCTAATTAATtggttattttaatatatggacattaaaattattaaaacattccgatatttgttaaaagttaaaatgattgttactaaaaaaattttaatgtactttaaagaatataaatatttatattaaaataacaaataaaaggaATATAACAAAAGGGTTATTGacatatgttttaaatttttattttatgcatttaattatattatttaccaTTTTAAGAAGGAGCGAGTATCATTCATCATTTGTTGGCATTTCttcaaaaaacaattaattatttcaaagcTCAAATgtacaattaatttatttacaaagatatatctatttaaaataGCCTTATATTATCTCCACTTGTAGAAGACCTCCCTTCTCATAGTAAGAGTAATTacatctattttattaaatatttatttattttttaaaaaaataatgcttgTCCTTGTTATTGATGATtgtgatatatacatataaatttgaataaacaattatcaagtaataaatcattaaaaaatgcagttttatataattttgagcTTAAATGACATTAATTTAGACAAACAATATTCATCAAAACTTAACTAAAAtgaatgtaaatatttttttataaattttttttatgacaaattataataatacatTCGGGAATTTATCATTCAATCTATACACTTTTATTCAGTAATATAAGATTTGAATTACAAACTCACACTCATATTGAGGATTTGTTAGTATCAGTATATCAATATATcctgcaaaatttaaatttgaagttagaTTTTGTCCCAAAAACAGCGTAAATTATACGGCTGttcaaattcaacaaaatttaaaaagatttatttatttttaaataatcagATCATGCAAa containing:
- the LOC120282260 gene encoding elongation factor 1-alpha-like, with translation MGKEKVHISIVVIGHVDSGKSTTTGHLIYKLGGIDKRVIERFEKEAAEMNKRSFKYAWVLDKLKAERERGITIDIALWKFETTKYYCTVIDAPGHRDFIKNMITGTSQADCAVLIIDSTTGGFEAGISKDGQTREHALLAFTLGVKQMICCCNKMDATTPKYSKARYDEIVKEVSSYLKKVGYNPDKIAFVPISGFEGDNMIERSTNLDWYKGPTLLDALDMIQEPKRPSDKPLRLPLQDVYKIGGIGTVPVGRVETGILKPGMVVTFGPTGLTTEVKSVEMHHESLPEALPGDNVGFNVKNVAVKDLKRGFVASNSKDDPAKEAANFTAQVIIMNHPGQIGNGYAPVLDCHTSHIAVKFAEILTKIDRRSGKELEKEPKFLKNGDAGFVKMIPTKPMVVETFSEYPPLGRFAVRDMRQTVAVGVIKNVEKKDPSGAKVTKSAAKKK
- the LOC120282497 gene encoding acyl-coenzyme A oxidase, peroxisomal, which codes for MESDRTADETAQRALRRIQRLSLHLSHPSSPSNGLDLLYQSQCSGGRRPPVVNRAELTEFMRGPHREIQERLFEFFNARPELQTPVEISMAEHRELCMRQLTALVREAGVRPLKFVLEDPSLYFSILETAGGIDISLGIKMGVQYSLWGGSVMNLGTEKHKDKYFNKIDSLEYPGCFAMTELHHGSNVQGLQTTATFDPITDEFVINTPNDGAIKWWIGNAAVHGKFATVFARLILPLQGEGGAPADMGVHAFIVPIRDMDTHCTLPGIEIHDCGHKIGLNGVDNGALRFCSVRIPRDNLLNRFGDVSRDGKYTSSLPTINKRFAATLGELVGGRVGLAFSSVSVLKVATTIAVRYSLLRQQFGPPKQPEISILDYQSQQHKLMPMLASAYAFHFATRYLVDRYSEMKKSHDDEVVGDVHALSAGLKAYITSYTAKSLSVCREACGGHGYAAVNRFGILRNDHDIFQTFEGDNTVLLQQVAIDLLKQYKEKFRGGTLTVTWNYLRESMSAYLSQPNPVTVRWEGEDHLRDPNFQLDAFRYRTSRLLQSVAVRLRKHSKTLGGFGAWNRCLNHLLTLAESHIESVILARFIECVKSCPNKNTRDTLKLVCDLYALDRILNDIGTYRNVDYISPNKAKAINKLTEFLSFQVRLIARELVDAFDFPDLITRAPIGMQSEAYAQYTQYVGF